In Alteromonas sp. V450, the following proteins share a genomic window:
- a CDS encoding MFS transporter: protein MVAGALFMEILDATVITTALPVIAADFNVPATHLSIGVSAYLVAVTLFIPLSGYAADKFGARTIFLAAIAIFTIASILCGLSTSLFEFTLSRILQGLGGAMMVPVGRLVVLRDLPKEKLVKTVAIITWPALSAPLLGPVLGGYIATHFSWQWIFYMNIPLGIVAMIASLYLLRNTKGDVGKFDIKGFLLTGVGFALFMAGIEFLASTSDKFLQSLSVIGIGLVLMIFAIRHVKNAKNPLFSFDAMQHKTFRLSVYGGSVVRVALGSAPFLVPLMLQLGLGYSPVEAGSLLLWLFVGNLAIKPATTWIMNRFGFKRVLVVNGVLIALGFVALAMINHTTSSFAIAAILFANGVARSMHLTLINTIAFADVPPNRMRDANTLGAILMQMNRGLGITLSALAIAAAALILGQSPDTPNLQTFTLSMLFMGAVALVSIYDSLMLSKEDGDAVLNKRKAKKAL from the coding sequence TTGGTAGCAGGGGCGCTCTTTATGGAAATTTTAGACGCCACGGTGATCACTACGGCTCTCCCTGTTATTGCTGCCGACTTTAACGTGCCGGCGACCCACCTTTCTATTGGCGTGTCGGCCTATTTGGTAGCTGTCACGCTGTTTATTCCTCTAAGCGGCTACGCTGCCGACAAATTTGGTGCTCGCACAATATTTTTGGCGGCGATCGCTATTTTCACTATAGCCTCCATCCTTTGTGGCTTAAGTACCAGTTTATTTGAATTTACTTTATCTCGTATTCTACAAGGTTTAGGCGGCGCAATGATGGTGCCAGTAGGAAGACTAGTGGTATTGCGGGATTTGCCCAAAGAAAAACTAGTAAAAACCGTAGCCATTATCACATGGCCGGCTTTGAGTGCACCGCTGTTAGGGCCAGTGCTTGGCGGATACATAGCCACACATTTTAGCTGGCAGTGGATTTTTTATATGAATATTCCGCTGGGTATTGTCGCGATGATCGCCTCTCTTTACTTATTGCGAAACACCAAAGGCGATGTGGGCAAATTTGATATTAAAGGTTTTTTGCTTACTGGCGTCGGCTTTGCGCTTTTTATGGCTGGCATTGAGTTTCTTGCCAGCACAAGCGATAAATTTCTTCAGTCACTTAGTGTCATTGGTATTGGCTTAGTACTGATGATTTTCGCTATACGGCATGTCAAGAACGCCAAAAATCCTCTTTTTTCATTCGACGCTATGCAGCACAAAACTTTCAGACTTTCGGTCTACGGAGGCTCTGTTGTGCGAGTGGCACTTGGAAGTGCGCCTTTTCTTGTGCCGCTTATGCTACAGCTAGGGCTTGGTTACTCGCCGGTAGAGGCTGGTTCACTGCTGCTGTGGCTTTTTGTAGGGAACTTGGCGATAAAGCCCGCGACAACCTGGATCATGAATAGGTTCGGTTTTAAACGTGTACTCGTAGTAAACGGTGTGCTTATCGCTCTTGGTTTTGTCGCGCTAGCAATGATAAATCACACTACGTCATCGTTTGCTATTGCCGCAATTTTGTTTGCTAACGGCGTGGCTCGCTCAATGCACCTAACGTTAATAAACACCATTGCTTTTGCCGACGTACCGCCCAATAGAATGCGAGATGCCAATACGCTGGGTGCTATTCTTATGCAGATGAATCGAGGCCTAGGTATTACCTTATCAGCGCTTGCTATTGCTGCTGCAGCGCTCATTCTTGGCCAAAGCCCCGACACGCCAAATTTACAAACTTTCACGCTATCTATGCTGTTTATGGGCGCCGTGGCGCTCGTAAGTATTTACGACAGCTTAATGCTGTCGAAAGAGGACGGCGACGCAGTTTTAAACAAGCGCAAGGCAAAAAAAGCGCTATAA
- a CDS encoding TonB-dependent receptor, with amino-acid sequence MKSNTDVSTTLASKLSPVALAVAMTVPALSNIAVAQEAEATEEQQFEAITVTATKRPQVIYEVPIAISAFDGDKLADQGITDLTDVGKFVPNLNVTGFSAGHTSSVNPFIRGIGLQDHLITTDPGVSVYVDGVYLGRQVGQNWSLNNIERIEVLRGPQGTLYGRNSIGGAINIITKEPDQGDVTKVNTEFGTRGRVKADLFVNHGLSETVAFNMNLSFNKRDGLGEFINVPNAEYDVGETEDISGRVSVKWEPSNDFRMVLTADANNGDGGLRPYTVLIDEVPTGRYFTGFDTDGNPIPSGPLRNTDVIPEGTDRYDNATGTAAVTGVSNEARGLSLTAEWDINEDYTAKVVASQRTSKYKAGLDDDGTVFSLDQFPERGEADQTSLELQLNGYINEYTDFVAGLYYFNEEGSNRQGEDSNFNGGPNQLALDQETTSKAVYVNVRHDLTDDLSVSGGLRYTEDEKDASANVFAPLGTIYNSNDWDEITWELATNYTFENGLTAYATVQTGYQGGQYPARPYFLISEFASEGGFDALFGGTQEELAAAVNAVVADNDFVATDNITATNYEVGLKGRFTDNLDMSISIFNTEYKNLPVQFSETTDTGFVTRVIPTKQTSRGIEWDGTLNLEAFTLQGSIGFIDVDVDKVFNTDGVLVADAAPLTPKWTVAIAPSYTFELESGSSVRARVDYSWRDEMYGEPLSAPERLTLLEDRALVNFDIAYTPANEAYTLALYGRNIFDERYDNARLNTGDYILQILSNDASEFGVRFSTEF; translated from the coding sequence ATGAAATCCAATACTGACGTGTCTACGACACTCGCCAGTAAGCTTTCACCTGTCGCACTAGCAGTAGCGATGACCGTTCCAGCTCTTTCAAACATTGCCGTTGCTCAGGAAGCTGAAGCAACTGAAGAACAACAGTTTGAAGCCATTACCGTTACAGCGACAAAACGCCCTCAAGTTATTTATGAAGTGCCAATTGCTATCAGTGCTTTTGATGGCGATAAATTAGCTGACCAAGGTATCACAGACCTAACTGACGTTGGTAAGTTTGTACCCAACCTAAACGTTACCGGGTTCTCAGCCGGTCATACGTCATCTGTAAATCCATTTATCCGTGGTATTGGTCTTCAAGATCACCTTATCACCACTGACCCAGGCGTAAGCGTTTATGTTGATGGGGTTTACCTAGGTCGTCAGGTTGGTCAGAACTGGAGTTTGAACAACATAGAGCGTATCGAGGTACTTCGAGGCCCTCAAGGTACGCTTTATGGTCGTAACTCTATTGGTGGTGCGATTAACATCATCACTAAAGAGCCAGATCAAGGCGATGTAACTAAAGTTAATACTGAATTCGGTACACGTGGTCGTGTTAAAGCTGACCTTTTTGTTAACCACGGTCTTTCAGAAACTGTGGCGTTCAACATGAATCTGTCATTCAATAAGCGTGATGGTCTTGGTGAGTTCATCAACGTGCCTAACGCCGAATACGATGTAGGCGAAACAGAAGATATTTCTGGACGTGTATCTGTTAAGTGGGAACCATCGAATGACTTTCGCATGGTATTGACGGCAGACGCAAACAATGGCGACGGCGGCCTTCGCCCGTATACTGTACTAATAGACGAAGTGCCAACTGGACGTTACTTCACAGGGTTTGACACTGACGGTAATCCTATCCCAAGTGGCCCACTTAGAAATACGGATGTTATCCCTGAAGGAACGGACCGTTATGACAATGCAACTGGTACTGCAGCAGTTACCGGTGTGTCTAACGAAGCACGTGGCCTATCACTTACCGCTGAATGGGATATCAATGAAGATTACACAGCCAAGGTTGTGGCAAGTCAGCGCACGTCTAAATATAAAGCAGGCCTTGATGACGATGGTACTGTTTTTTCACTAGACCAGTTCCCCGAGCGCGGTGAAGCAGATCAAACATCACTTGAGCTTCAGCTTAACGGTTATATCAACGAATACACAGACTTTGTAGCAGGTTTATATTACTTCAACGAAGAAGGAAGCAACCGCCAAGGCGAAGATTCAAACTTTAATGGTGGGCCAAACCAGTTAGCGCTTGATCAGGAAACAACATCAAAAGCGGTATATGTTAATGTTCGTCATGACCTGACTGATGACCTTAGTGTTTCAGGTGGTCTTCGATACACAGAAGATGAAAAAGATGCCTCCGCCAATGTATTTGCACCTTTAGGGACCATCTACAACTCGAACGATTGGGATGAGATAACATGGGAGCTGGCCACTAACTATACATTTGAAAATGGGCTTACTGCCTACGCTACCGTGCAAACTGGCTATCAAGGCGGACAATATCCAGCTCGACCTTATTTTTTAATAAGTGAATTTGCTTCAGAAGGTGGGTTTGACGCGCTGTTTGGTGGCACGCAAGAAGAGTTAGCTGCGGCAGTGAATGCTGTGGTTGCTGATAACGATTTTGTCGCAACTGACAACATTACGGCGACTAACTACGAAGTGGGGCTTAAAGGACGATTTACTGACAATCTTGATATGAGTATTTCGATTTTCAATACTGAATACAAGAATTTACCTGTTCAGTTTAGTGAAACAACTGACACTGGTTTTGTAACTCGAGTGATCCCTACAAAGCAAACATCTCGTGGTATAGAGTGGGATGGTACACTTAATTTAGAAGCGTTTACCCTGCAAGGTAGCATTGGTTTTATCGACGTTGATGTTGATAAAGTATTTAACACCGACGGTGTACTTGTGGCTGACGCTGCACCACTTACGCCTAAATGGACAGTGGCAATTGCTCCAAGTTATACATTTGAATTAGAGAGCGGAAGCTCTGTAAGAGCGCGAGTAGATTACTCATGGCGCGATGAGATGTACGGCGAGCCACTTTCTGCGCCAGAGCGTTTGACTCTATTAGAGGACCGCGCATTAGTAAACTTTGACATTGCATATACGCCAGCAAATGAGGCTTATACCCTAGCGCTTTACGGGCGAAACATTTTCGATGAGCGTTACGACAATGCACGCCTGAATACTGGTGATTATATATTGCAAATTCTAAGCAATGATGCGAGTGAATTTGGAGTTAGGTTCTCAACTGAATTCTAA
- the prpB gene encoding methylisocitrate lyase, with the protein MSAGKKFRTALENNKPLQIVGTINAYTAMMAKAIGHQAIYLSGGGVANASYGLPDLGMTSLNDVIADVQRITSACDLPLMVDIDTGWGGAFNIAKTIRDMEKAGAAAVHMEDQVAQKRCGHRPNKEIVSTEEMVDRIKAAVDARTDPDFFIMARTDAFAQEGLDKAIERAKAYVAAGADGIFAEAVQTEEHYRAFSEALDVPILANITEFGKTELWNKEELGEWGADMVLYPLSAFRAMNKAAEMVYKSILENGDQKAVVDSMQTRMELYDYLGYHEYEQKLDALFAEGKN; encoded by the coding sequence ATGAGTGCAGGAAAGAAATTCAGAACCGCATTAGAGAACAACAAACCGCTACAAATTGTCGGCACCATTAACGCCTATACCGCCATGATGGCAAAGGCCATTGGGCACCAAGCTATTTATCTATCAGGTGGCGGCGTAGCCAATGCATCATACGGCCTACCGGACTTAGGCATGACGTCACTTAACGACGTAATTGCTGACGTACAGCGCATAACCAGCGCATGCGATCTTCCTCTAATGGTAGACATCGACACCGGTTGGGGCGGTGCATTTAACATTGCCAAAACTATTCGCGACATGGAAAAAGCAGGCGCGGCGGCCGTTCATATGGAAGACCAGGTTGCGCAAAAACGCTGTGGTCACCGCCCTAACAAGGAAATTGTAAGCACAGAAGAAATGGTAGACCGCATTAAAGCCGCAGTTGATGCCAGAACCGACCCCGACTTTTTCATTATGGCGCGCACTGACGCGTTCGCGCAGGAAGGCCTAGATAAGGCCATTGAGCGCGCAAAAGCCTACGTAGCAGCAGGTGCTGACGGCATCTTTGCAGAAGCAGTTCAAACTGAAGAGCACTACCGTGCATTCTCAGAAGCATTGGACGTACCTATTCTTGCCAACATTACTGAGTTCGGCAAAACCGAACTATGGAACAAAGAAGAGCTTGGCGAATGGGGTGCAGACATGGTGCTTTACCCACTAAGTGCATTCCGTGCGATGAATAAGGCAGCAGAAATGGTGTACAAATCTATACTTGAAAACGGTGACCAAAAAGCCGTTGTCGACAGTATGCAAACACGTATGGAATTGTACGATTATCTTGGCTACCACGAATACGAGCAAAAGCTAGATGCTCTATTCGCCGAAGGCAAAAATTAG
- a CDS encoding sensor histidine kinase, producing MQNNTNAEPTTRINEEVSNVGGLINHESENNAAPVMPLLGSGRKKRWSYGSLFFSLFFFVPLIVSRPLHIEIWIIQTLGYISFVALYIKAISQPVKAPPSYLIAMFLLSVGCSFQNPGGATIVGFIAFIVGYYNSFKTGVASISIMMIVLFILNYTVFENAHFLLSASLINSLVLFGFGAMERKETLHGLKENQQAEALRVLSAIAERERIGRDLHDVAGHALSSISLKAQLADKLIYKDRITDAHREVKALAQLSQALLSDIRQAVSDIKQLSLRDEIAKDKALLEENGLEVLATIDDKALMQLTSKQENQLALIVKELTTNTLRYSKGKTVSLSLNLNRQTLIMTYQDDGVVDNSSSIEEGNGLVGVRERAASVNADVSISFHPHPAVCVQLILDNQLPEMAAL from the coding sequence ATGCAAAATAATACCAACGCAGAGCCTACCACTCGTATAAACGAAGAAGTTTCAAATGTGGGTGGATTGATAAACCATGAAAGTGAAAACAACGCGGCGCCGGTCATGCCACTTTTGGGGAGTGGCCGAAAAAAGCGCTGGTCTTATGGGAGCCTGTTTTTTTCACTTTTTTTCTTTGTCCCACTCATTGTCTCGCGCCCACTTCATATCGAGATATGGATAATCCAAACTTTGGGATATATTAGTTTTGTTGCTCTTTACATCAAAGCGATAAGTCAGCCTGTTAAAGCGCCACCCTCCTATTTAATAGCTATGTTTTTACTTTCTGTCGGATGCAGTTTTCAAAATCCAGGGGGCGCAACCATTGTCGGCTTTATTGCGTTTATCGTTGGCTATTATAATTCGTTCAAAACGGGTGTAGCGAGCATAAGCATTATGATGATCGTGCTTTTCATTCTAAACTATACTGTGTTTGAAAATGCACATTTCCTCTTAAGCGCTTCATTAATTAACAGTTTGGTATTATTTGGTTTTGGTGCTATGGAGCGCAAGGAAACCCTTCATGGCCTTAAAGAAAATCAGCAAGCTGAAGCCTTACGCGTATTATCCGCAATAGCTGAACGAGAGCGTATTGGCAGAGATTTACACGATGTTGCAGGCCACGCACTCAGCTCAATTTCGTTAAAAGCTCAACTGGCCGATAAGCTTATTTATAAAGATAGAATTACCGATGCCCATAGGGAAGTAAAGGCCCTGGCGCAACTTTCTCAAGCATTATTAAGCGATATTCGTCAAGCGGTGTCAGATATTAAACAACTTTCCCTTCGCGACGAGATAGCCAAAGATAAAGCATTGCTAGAAGAAAACGGCTTAGAGGTTTTAGCCACTATTGATGACAAGGCTTTGATGCAGCTGACCTCGAAACAAGAAAACCAGCTTGCGCTTATAGTAAAAGAGCTAACCACAAATACATTGCGCTATTCAAAAGGAAAAACAGTATCACTTAGCCTTAATCTTAATCGACAAACGTTGATCATGACTTACCAAGATGACGGTGTAGTTGACAACAGCAGTTCAATTGAGGAAGGAAACGGATTAGTGGGTGTTAGAGAACGCGCGGCATCTGTTAATGCAGATGTAAGCATATCATTTCACCCCCATCCTGCTGTTTGCGTACAGCTTATTCTAGACAACCAGTTGCCGGAAATGGCGGCCCTATGA
- a CDS encoding GntR family transcriptional regulator produces the protein MLVKSEQAITNADRTFFQLRKDIVEGIIPAGSKLSEMELSTKYEVSRAVIREAINRLATCHLVERKANVGARVVALSPEGLIQLYQVREALEGMAARLAARYMSDEEIADMQALLDSHFDKVKDGQSYYQEAGDVDFHYRIVTGSKNDHLISVLVDGLYHLVRMYRVQLGMAGPRVSTAFDEHRHIVNAIANRDEELAEMLMRRHILYSKNNIEKKLNHG, from the coding sequence GTGTTAGTAAAAAGCGAACAAGCCATCACCAATGCCGACCGCACTTTCTTTCAATTAAGGAAGGATATTGTTGAGGGCATCATTCCAGCAGGCAGTAAGCTGAGTGAAATGGAATTGTCGACAAAGTATGAAGTAAGTCGCGCCGTTATTCGTGAAGCCATCAATCGTCTCGCTACCTGTCACTTGGTGGAGCGTAAAGCTAACGTGGGTGCCCGTGTGGTTGCATTGTCACCCGAAGGCCTTATTCAGCTATACCAAGTGCGCGAAGCGCTAGAAGGTATGGCCGCACGCTTGGCCGCACGCTACATGAGCGATGAAGAAATTGCCGACATGCAGGCGTTGCTTGATAGCCACTTCGATAAAGTAAAAGACGGTCAAAGCTATTATCAAGAAGCCGGAGATGTAGACTTTCACTACAGAATTGTAACCGGCAGTAAAAACGATCATCTCATCAGCGTACTTGTAGACGGGCTTTACCATCTAGTTCGTATGTATCGCGTACAGCTAGGTATGGCTGGCCCTCGCGTAAGCACTGCATTTGATGAACACAGACACATCGTAAACGCTATTGCCAATCGCGACGAGGAACTGGCTGAAATGCTAATGCGTCGCCATATTCTTTATTCAAAAAATAATATTGAGAAGAAGCTTAATCATGGTTAA
- a CDS encoding multidrug efflux SMR transporter, translated as MTYLLLAVAIITEVTATMLLKMSNGWEKWAFGYGAIFFYTVSGMLFAMVLKNMGIGVAYAIWSGMGIALITAASVVFWKQTFDIYAVLGIMLIISGTLLITSKSAVVFQ; from the coding sequence ATGACTTACTTACTTCTAGCGGTTGCGATTATAACCGAAGTGACGGCTACCATGCTTCTTAAAATGTCGAATGGTTGGGAAAAATGGGCCTTTGGCTACGGCGCTATATTTTTCTATACCGTGTCAGGAATGTTGTTTGCTATGGTCCTAAAAAACATGGGAATTGGCGTTGCCTATGCGATTTGGTCAGGTATGGGGATCGCGTTAATCACCGCTGCTTCGGTGGTATTTTGGAAACAAACTTTCGACATTTATGCCGTGCTAGGTATTATGTTAATTATCTCGGGCACCTTGCTAATCACTAGTAAATCAGCCGTTGTATTTCAGTAG
- a CDS encoding DNA-binding response regulator has protein sequence MNSKAKTTILIVEDQSLIRDAIAMLLSLEDDLTIAAKCSNGQEAIEYLRDHPAPNIILSDIEMPLVSGLDLTAHVTDQRLNTKVVLMTTFSKPGYIKRALSLGVKGFILKESDSNYLINAIHKVSAGEKVISTELAIMALDDNNPLSQKEIAALKLASDGLKTQDIAQSLFLSEGTVRNYLSEAISKLDATNRVDAARIAKQKGWL, from the coding sequence ATGAATTCAAAAGCAAAAACGACCATTTTAATCGTTGAAGACCAATCGCTTATCCGAGACGCCATTGCCATGCTACTGTCACTAGAGGACGACTTAACCATCGCAGCTAAATGCAGTAACGGGCAAGAAGCCATTGAGTATTTAAGAGACCACCCTGCGCCAAACATTATTCTAAGCGATATTGAAATGCCGCTAGTCTCAGGCCTAGATTTAACCGCCCACGTTACAGATCAACGCCTTAATACCAAGGTAGTTTTAATGACAACATTTTCGAAACCGGGCTATATAAAACGCGCATTAAGCTTAGGGGTTAAAGGATTTATTTTAAAAGAATCTGACAGCAACTACTTGATAAATGCCATTCACAAAGTATCTGCTGGGGAAAAAGTTATTTCAACCGAGCTTGCAATCATGGCCCTTGACGACAACAACCCGCTTTCGCAGAAAGAAATCGCGGCGCTTAAGCTTGCATCCGACGGGCTCAAAACCCAAGACATAGCGCAATCGTTATTTTTATCAGAAGGTACAGTGAGAAACTATCTCTCAGAAGCGATATCGAAGCTTGATGCGACGAATAGAGTAGATGCAGCCCGTATTGCAAAACAAAAAGGCTGGCTTTAA
- the prpC gene encoding 2-methylcitrate synthase — MAKQLSGAGLRGQVAGKTALSTVGKSGSGLTYRGYDVKDLAQNCQFEEVAYLILKGKLPNQSELDAYKTKLRGMRGLPTALKEVLERIPKNAHPMDVLRTGCSMLGNLEMETSFDEQQDVTDRMLACFPSIICYWYRFSHDGVRVDVETDDDSIGGHFLHMLHGEKPRELHEQVMHVSLILYAEHEFNASTFTARVCASTLSDMHSCVTGAIGSLRGPLHGGANEAAMEMIEGFTSPDDAEEKMMGMLERKEKIMGFGHAIYSESDPRNEIIKQWSEKLAADVGDDVLYPVSVRCEEVMWREKKLFCNADFFHASAYNFMGIPTPLFTPIFVMSRLTGWAAHVMEQRADNRIIRPSAEYTGEELRPVPAISERA, encoded by the coding sequence ATGGCTAAACAGTTAAGTGGCGCGGGTTTACGCGGCCAAGTTGCAGGTAAAACAGCATTATCAACCGTAGGTAAATCAGGTTCTGGTTTAACGTATCGTGGCTATGACGTAAAAGACTTAGCGCAAAACTGTCAATTTGAAGAAGTAGCGTACCTTATTCTTAAGGGCAAGCTACCTAACCAGTCTGAGCTAGACGCTTATAAAACTAAGCTTCGCGGCATGCGCGGTCTTCCAACAGCACTCAAAGAAGTGCTAGAGCGCATTCCAAAAAATGCTCACCCAATGGACGTACTTCGCACAGGTTGTTCAATGCTAGGTAACCTTGAAATGGAAACCAGCTTCGATGAGCAGCAAGATGTTACCGACCGCATGTTAGCGTGTTTCCCAAGCATCATTTGTTACTGGTACCGCTTCTCACACGATGGCGTACGCGTAGATGTTGAAACCGATGACGATTCAATTGGTGGTCACTTCCTTCATATGCTTCACGGCGAAAAGCCGCGTGAACTTCACGAACAAGTCATGCATGTATCACTCATTCTTTATGCAGAGCATGAGTTTAACGCGTCTACCTTTACGGCGCGTGTTTGTGCATCAACGCTGTCTGATATGCATTCTTGTGTAACAGGTGCTATCGGCTCACTGCGTGGTCCACTTCACGGTGGTGCTAACGAAGCCGCTATGGAAATGATTGAAGGCTTCACTTCACCTGATGATGCTGAAGAGAAAATGATGGGCATGCTTGAGCGCAAAGAGAAGATCATGGGCTTTGGTCATGCGATTTACTCTGAGTCTGACCCGCGTAACGAAATCATTAAGCAATGGTCTGAAAAGCTAGCTGCCGATGTGGGCGATGACGTGCTTTATCCTGTGTCTGTCCGTTGTGAAGAAGTGATGTGGCGCGAGAAGAAGCTTTTCTGTAACGCCGATTTCTTCCACGCTTCTGCGTACAACTTTATGGGCATTCCTACACCGCTATTTACGCCAATTTTCGTAATGTCTCGTCTAACGGGTTGGGCGGCACACGTTATGGAACAGCGCGCTGACAACCGTATTATTCGTCCATCAGCAGAATACACAGGCGAAGAACTACGCCCAGTGCCAGCTATTAGCGAACGCGCTTAA
- a CDS encoding BON domain-containing protein, which translates to MTKNARKLGLLATCFTLILSLQGCVVAVGAAGAMAAKVANDRRTVGTQLDDQNAATSVSYQWSKSDSLKEQTNLQVDVYNGVALLTGQAPQQGLIDEAVSRTQEVTYIKKIHNQIRIGDPIGAGTQANDIWLASKVRTKIVADERVPALQVKVVVQDSEVFLMGRLTNLEATAAVDIARNITGVARVIRAFEIVK; encoded by the coding sequence ATGACAAAGAACGCTAGAAAGTTAGGCCTACTTGCCACCTGTTTTACTTTGATTTTATCCCTTCAAGGTTGTGTTGTCGCAGTTGGCGCAGCTGGAGCTATGGCAGCAAAAGTTGCGAATGATCGACGAACTGTAGGAACCCAGTTAGACGACCAAAACGCTGCCACATCTGTTTCTTATCAGTGGTCTAAAAGCGATTCACTTAAAGAGCAGACCAATCTTCAGGTTGATGTGTATAACGGTGTAGCGCTACTAACTGGTCAAGCACCACAGCAAGGGCTTATCGATGAAGCCGTTAGCCGCACTCAAGAAGTAACCTATATTAAAAAAATCCACAATCAAATTCGAATTGGAGACCCAATTGGTGCGGGCACGCAAGCAAACGATATTTGGTTAGCATCTAAGGTACGCACAAAGATTGTGGCCGACGAGCGCGTACCGGCCTTACAAGTAAAAGTAGTGGTTCAAGACTCGGAAGTGTTTCTCATGGGTCGATTGACCAATTTAGAAGCTACTGCAGCGGTAGATATTGCCCGTAACATAACCGGTGTTGCTCGCGTTATAAGAGCTTTTGAAATTGTTAAATAG